One region of Strigops habroptila isolate Jane chromosome 11, bStrHab1.2.pri, whole genome shotgun sequence genomic DNA includes:
- the LRRN1 gene encoding leucine-rich repeat neuronal protein 1: MAKVRVVLTVCQLVLELLMNSLTESSVQSNECPQLCVCEIRPWFTPQSTYREATTVDCNDLRLTKIPSNLSSDTQVLLLQSNNIAKTTDELQQLFNLTELDFSQNNFTSIKDVGLSNLSQLTTLHLEENQITEMTDYCLQDLCNLQELYINHNQISSISANAFSGLKNLLRLHLNSNKLKVIDSRWFDSTPNLEILMIGENPVIGILDMNFKPLSNLRSLVLAGMYLTDIPGNALVGLDSLESLSFYDNKLIKVPQLALEKVPNLKFLDLNKNPIHKIQEGDFKNMLRLKELGINNMGELVSVDRYALDNLPELTKLEATNNPKLSYIHRSAFRNVPALESLMLNNNALNAVYQKTVESLPNLREISIHSNPLRCDCVIHWINSNKTSIRFMEPLSMFCAMPPEYRGQQVKEVIIQDSNEQCLPMISHETFPNHLNLDIGMTVFLDCRAMAEPEPEIYWVTPLGNKVTVESLSDKYKLSSEGTLEISNVQVEDSGRYTCVAQNVEGADTRVATIRVNGTLLDGTQVLKIFVKQAESHSILVSWKVNSNVMTSNLKWSSATMKIDNPHITYTARVPVDVHEYNLTHLQPSTDYEVCLTVSNIHQQTQKSCVNVTTKNAAFALDISDQETSTALAAVMGSMFAVISLASISVYIAKRFKRKNYHHSLKKYMQKTSSIPLNELYPPLINLWEGDSEKDKDGSAETKPTQVDTSRSYYMW, translated from the coding sequence ATGGCGAAGGTTAGAGTTGTTTTAACTGTTTGCCAGTTGGTGCTAGAATTGCTCATGAATTCATTAACTGAGTCTTCCGTGCAGAGTAACGAATGTCCACAGCTTTGTGTATGTGAAATCAGGCCATGGTTTACACCACAGTCAACGTACAGGGAAGCCACAACAGTTGACTGCAATGACCTTCGGTTAACAAAAATCCCCAGCAATCTTTCCAGTGACACTCAAGTCCTTCTGTTACAAAGCAACAACATTGCAAAGACCACAGATGAACTCCAGCAGCTGTTTAATTTAACAGAACTGGATTTTTCACAAAATAACTTCACAAGCATCAAAGATGTGGGGCTCTCGAACCTCAGTCAACTTACTACTTTGCACCTAGAGGAAAACCAGATAACGGAGATGACTGACTACTGCTTGCAAGACCTTTGCAATCTTCAGGAGCTATATATAAATCACAACCAGatcagcagcatttctgcaaatGCATTCTCTGGCCTGAAGAACCTTTTGAGATTACATCTCAACTCCAACAAATTAAAGGTTATTGACAGCCGCTGGTTTGACTCTACTCCTAACCTAGAGATTCTCATGATTGGAGAAAATCCAGTGATTGGAATATTAGATATGAATTTCAAACCACTCTCAAATTTAAGGAGTTTAGTTTTGGCAGGTATGTATCTCACAGACATTCCTGGCAATGCCTTGGTAGGCTTGGATAGTCTTGAAAGTCTTTCCTTCTATGACAATAAATTGATAAAAGTTCCTCAGCTTGCACTTGAGAAAGTCCCAAATTTAAAATTCCTGGATCTCAACAAAAATCCGATTCATAAAATTCAAGAaggtgattttaaaaacatgctcaGATTGAAAGAGCTTGGAATCAATAACATGGGAGAACTCGTTTCTGTTGATAGGTACGCACTGGACAACTTGCCTGAACTTACAAAGCTTGAAGCCACCAACAATCCAAAGCTGTCTTACATACACCGTTCAGCATTTCGCAACGTTCCTGCCCTGGAGAGCTTGATGCTGAACAACAATGCCTTGAATGCAGTCTACCAAAAGACAGTGGAATCCCTTCCAAACCTGCGTGAGATCAGTATCCACAGTAACCCGCTCAGGTGTGACTGTGTCATTCACTGGATCaactcaaacaaaaccagtatcCGTTTCATGGAACCTCTATCCATGTTTTGCGCTATGCCTCCAGAATACAGAGGGCAGCAGGTGAAGGAAGTGATAATACAGGATTCAAACGAACAATGTCTTCCAATGATCTCTCACGAGACCTTTCCAAACCACTTAAACTTGGACATTGGCATGACAGTGTTTTTAGACTGTCGGGCCATGGCAGAACCTGAGCCAGAAATTTACTGGGTCACTCCTCTCGGCAATAAAGTAACTGTCGAAAGTCTGTCTGACAAATACAAGCTGAGTAGTGAAGGCACCTTGGAAATCTCTAACGTGCAGGTTGAGGACTCTGGGAGATACACCTGCGTTGCTCAAAACGTAGAAGGGGCTGACACGAGGGTTGCTACCATCCGTGTGAACGGAACGCTTCTGGATGGTACCCAGGTTCTGAAAATCTTTGTCAAGCAAGCGGAATCGCATTCCATCTTAGTTTCTTGGAAAGTTAATTCCAACGTCATGACTTCCAATTTGAAATGGTCATCGGCCACTATGAAGATTGACAACCCTCACATCACATACACTGCTAGGGTCCCGGTTGATGTACATGAATATAACCTCACCCATTTACAACCATCTACAGATTACGAAGTGTGTCTAACTGTGTCAAACATCCATCAGCAAACACAGAAGTCCTGTGTTAATGTCACaacaaaaaatgcagcttttgcgCTAGATATTTCAGACCAAGAAACCAGCACTGCCCTCGCAGCAGTAATGGGGTCCATGTTTGCTGTCATCAGCCTCGCCTCCATTTCTGTTTATATTGCAAAACgatttaagagaaaaaactaCCACCActctttgaaaaaatatatgcaaaagaCCTCTTCAATCCCACTGAACGAGCTCTACCCTCCACTTATTAATCTCTGGGAAGGCGACAGTGAAAAAGACAAGGATGGTTCTGCAGAGACCAAGCCAACCCAAGTCGACACATCCAGAAGCTATTACATGTGGTAA